CCCAGAAGGGTGAACTGAGTAATGCTATCGATACGCTGGTGACCAGCAATGGTCGCCTGCAGTCTCTGCTTAATCAGATGGAAGACGCCTGCCGTGCTGTACAGGAAAACGCTCAGCGTGCCAAGCAGGGCCTCGCTGAGCGGTTTGATCTGCTATATGCTATCCTAGAAGAGCGTAAGGGCATTTTACTTGAGCAGATTGGGAAAGAGCAAGATGAAAAGGTGGCAGCTCTGCGGGCACTGGCTCAGCGTTACGGTGAGCGACTGCAGGCCAGCTCAGAGCTGACTGATTCGGCTGTGAGGGCATTGGAGCAGAGCGGAGCTGCTGAGTTCCTGTTGGCTTCGAAGGGCCTTATCACACAGACCAAAGATGCAGCCAAAGCCTCACTGGGGGAAGAAAGGCCCGAGCCAGGCTTTGAGAAGATGGACCACTTCACTATATCAACGGAGCGTGTTGAAAGAGTCCTTGGAAAAATGGACTTTGGAGTGGTTGGAGATGATGATGAATTTGAGgatgcagaggaagaggaggaagaagaggaggaatgaTGAGAATTGGAAGTTGTTTTGAACTTAAGTACTCTTGAAGGTGTTTTGAAATAGGGCAGTGTTTGTCTTGAGGACTGAAATATTAAGGAGGTGAAAGAGGATGTGGGCTGAAACTGTTTGCCCTGTCAGTGCAATATCTAATTTCAGTGTcatattcattctttttttcttaagttcTTTTTATACTTTTGTACCTCTAAGTCTGTTAAATGTAGAAACAGGTAGTATTTAGGAATAGTTGTTATTTTAGATTTCCTTTCTCACTTTTTTTGTGGAATTGGTGATCAACTGACCTCGATGTAATCACCAAGTCTGTTGTTACTGGTAATAAACCTGCATGAATTGAAGCAgcaatgttctttatttt
This window of the Maylandia zebra isolate NMK-2024a linkage group LG16, Mzebra_GT3a, whole genome shotgun sequence genome carries:
- the trim63b gene encoding tripartite motif-containing protein 54; its protein translation is MDIQRTGSVVRPPSPMDSLEKQLSCPICLDMFTKPVVILPCQHNLCRSCASDLYDSRNPYRFSGGVFRCPTCRFEVVLDRHGVHGLQRNLLVENIIDIYKQQQELSGSGKTETNLKPKESKEPKCQEHEDEKINIYCVTCQTPTCSMCKVFGQHKDCEVAPLTTVYETQKGELSNAIDTLVTSNGRLQSLLNQMEDACRAVQENAQRAKQGLAERFDLLYAILEERKGILLEQIGKEQDEKVAALRALAQRYGERLQASSELTDSAVRALEQSGAAEFLLASKGLITQTKDAAKASLGEERPEPGFEKMDHFTISTERVERVLGKMDFGVVGDDDEFEDAEEEEEEEEE